The following DNA comes from Hahella chejuensis KCTC 2396.
GAACTCTTGACCATATTGCTCAAGCGCCCTGGCGCTGCGTTTCACTACTTGAGGGTCAATCGTAGGAAAGGGGCACGCCCAAGCGTTAATTTCCTTACGAAAACGCAAATTGAAATCCACACTTCCAACTTGGCGGGTGGATTCAGGTATGCGCGGCCTGTTGCGTTTATTGGCTTGCGCCTGCCGGGCTCTGGAAAATGCGTGGACGGCGGAGTGCCAAGTCCCACCGGAAAAAGCGCCGCCTGCGCGTACAAATCCTTCCAGTTTTACTGGGTTGGCGGCCAAAGCGTCTGCCGGCAAGCCCTGGGTCAGTTCAGTCACCGTATAATAAGCCCCCAGATCGTGGGGGATACTATCAAAACCGCAGCAGTTTACTATTCTGACTTTGTTACGTTTGGCGACTTCATCGTATTGACTGATCATTGCGTCTACGAATTCCGGCTCTCCTGTAAGGTCTGCGTAATCCGCGCCTTGCGTAACGCAGGCCTTGATCACCGGCTCCCCAAACTTGATATAGGGGCCAACCGTATTAATCACCGCCTTGGCGTCTTTGGCCATCGTATCCAGGCTGGCCTGGTCTTCGATATCCGCCTGAATCACATGCAAACGACTGCGCACATCCGGATTGATAGAGCAAAGACGCTTTTTCAGTCGTTCCAGCTTTTCCGGATTCCGACCGGCAATCGCCCAAACGAAGTCCTCACGCATCATCGCCCTCGCCAGATACTCGGCGGTCAACTCTCCTGTGTATCCTGTCGCTCCAAATAGAACCAGATCATAAATTTTCTTGTTCGCCATGTGGAATATCCTTGTACCGACTTGACAGTATGCTTAGCGCCACGCGTTAATAAGCCGTTCGACCTAGGACGCGAGAATCCGCCTATTCTCATCTGAATGCAAATACATACATTAATAATCCGGTTATAATACCCCCCGCCCAAGGTAAAACAACAGACAATCCGGGGGCTTAACGCTAATGAAACTTGGAATAGAATTACCGACATGTCGGATAAAAAACAATTTGCCATAGTGATGCTGGTATCGGCGCTGTTTGTATTATGGATTTTATACGGCAGCCTGGAGATAGTTTTCATAAACGACGAGCTCAAAGAAGACCCTGTACTTTCAAAATACCCTTACAATTTCAGGGTCATAGAGAAAGATGGTCGTGTCGCTGTCATGGGCACCCTGCATTCCAATCAGAAAACGCTAGCAAAAGCGTTGCGTATTGTGTTTCCAGAGCTAAGGGACGAGAGGGACAACTCACGCGCTTTGCTACAGGCTGAAAAAGATTTCGCCAGGATGCAGACTTATGCGCAGGATCTCGTGTTAAAGAATGAAGCTTTCGATTTTGTTCGCTGGGAGCTTGATGAAAACTGGCTTCGAGTTCAGGGCGTACCTTTTGAAATGCAAGGCCCGGACGCAGCGCCTCCCATGTCTGAGGCCGACGCCAACTAGGCCCGCATACGAAAAACGCCCCAAAAGGGGCGTTTTTTATATCTCTCAGCAAGGGGCTAAACGCCCCTTCAATTTATGCTGAGAATGGGTGTCTCAATGTGATCGTTTCGTTCCGATCAGGGCCAGTGGAAATAACATCGATCGGCGCTTCGATCTGCTTCTCCAAGAAGGCAATATAGTCTTGCGCGTTCTTAGGTAGATCCTCTACGCGCTTGACGCCAAAAGTACTCTCTTTCCAGCCTGGCAGCTCTTCGTAAACTGGCTCCACTTCACCAAACGCCTCACAGTCGATTGGCGGACGCGTAATTTCAGCGCCATCCGCAGTGCGGTAGCCAACGCATACTTTCACAACATCCAGACCATCCAAAACGTCCAGCTTGGTCAGGCAGATTCCAGATACGCTGTTGATTTGGATGGCGTGACGCAGAGCCACGGCGTCAAACCAACCACAACGACGAGGACGGCCAGTCGTAGCGCCAAACTCATTACCTTTCTTCGCCAAATAGGCGCCAACGTCATCGAACAGTTCCGTGGGGAATGGGCCGGAGCCTACGCGCGTCGCATAAGCCTTGGTGATGCCCAACACATAGTCGAGATACATTGGACCGAAACCGCTGCCGGTCGCAGTGCCGCCCGCAGTGGTGTTGGAAGAGGTCACATAGGGGTATGTACCCAGGTCGATGTCCAGCAAGGAACCTTGAGCGCCCTCAAAAAGCACGTTCTCGTCACGCTTTCTGAATTCATGCAGCATGTCGGTGACGTCCGCCATCATCGGCAGTAACTCTTCCGCCATTTTCAGGGTTTCGTCAAGCGTCTTCTGATAGTCGATCGGGGCGACCTTGTAGTAGTGCTCCAGAACAAAATTCTGGTATTGCATGATTTCCTTCAGCTTCTCAGCAAAGCGCTCAGGCTTCGCCAAATCGCCAAGGCGCACGCCGCGACGCGCCACTTTGTCTTCATAGGCGGGACCAATGCCGCGTCCCGTCGTACCGATTTTCGCCGAACCCAGACGCTCTTCCCGCGCCAAGTCGAGGGCCTTGTGGTAAGGCAAAATCAGAGGGCACGCAGGGCTCAGGAACAAACGCTGACGAACAGGCACGCCCTTGTCTTCAAGAGTCTTGATTTCCGACAGCAATGCATCCGGCGCCAATACTACGCCGTTACCAATAAGGCAGGCGACATTGCTGCGCAAAATCCCTGAAGGAATCAGGTGCAGAACAGTTTTCTGTCCGTCTATCACCAAAGTGTGCCCGGCGTTGTGTCCGCCCTGGAAACGAGCCACCGCAGCGACTTCTTCCGTCAGCAGATCCACAATCTTACCTTTGCCCTCGTCACCCCATTGAGTGCCGAGAATGACCACATTTTTGCCCATGATAATTAAATCTCTATTTAACGTGATTAGGATTGAATTCGGTTAAGGGCTTTACGATCCATTGCCCCGACTCGTCCCGTACGATTTGGCGATCGCAGTGGGAGGCCCAGTGGCCGGCTTCCTCACCGGGCATCAGTTGTATAACTCTGTTGCTCCGCCGCAACTGCCTGATCAGCTCCCATAACTCTGCATCCTGACCGTTTGGAGCCAAAATAGCGCCCGCCGGTTGCGCCCATTCGCGCTTACCCATGCGGTATAAAGCTTTCAAATCCACGCTGAAGCCCATCGCGGGGCGTCCCCGTCCGAAATCGCGCCCTACTTCGTCATAACGCCCGCCTTTCGCCACCGCCTGCCCCAAGCCTTCGGTATAGGCGGCGAACACCAGACCGGTGTAATACTTGTAGCCGCGCATTTCACAGAAGTCGAAGTAAATCTCCACTTCAGGGTAGCGCTCGCCAATAACTGCGGCGACCTGGCTCATTTCGTCCAACGCGTACTCAATATCTGGATTGCCCGCAAAGATTTTGCGCGCCTCTTTCATTTTCTCTTTGCCGCCCGCCAGCCTCGGCAGCGCCATCACTTTCTGGCGAATCGCCTTATCAGGAATGGTCGCAGCAATCTCATCCACTTCGGGAATCGCCTTCCTGCGTAATGCCTCGAACAACTCTTCAGACTGAATTTTGGACAGCTTCGCTTCCGCAAGGATCGCCTGATAAACGCCAACATGAGCGATATCCATGTGTAGAGGGCTGATTTTCGCCAAATTCAGCGTCTCCAACATCAAAGAGATAATCTCAATATCGGCGGCGGACCCCACCACGCCATAAAGCTCGCACCCAGTCTGAATTGGAGTGCGAGAGGAAAACATGCTGGGAGATTTAGTGCGCAAAACGCTGCCGATGTAACAGAATCGACTAGCGACATCATGTGAACGTCGTGAGTCTATACGAGCCACCTGGGGCGTCATATCCGCTCGAATCCCCATCAAACGGCCGGTGAGCTGATCTGTAACTTTGAACATTTCCAACTCCAGGTCGCGTCCGACGCCGATAAGCAGAGAGTCCAAGAATTCCAGCAGGGGCGGTACGATCATTTCGTATCCCCAGGAATGATACAGGTCCAGCAACTGTCGTCTCAGTTCCTCAATACGTGTGGCCTCTGGCGGTAATAATTCTTCCACGCCATCAGGGAGAAGCCATAAATCAGATTCGGACATTGACTGCGTATCGCCAAACATTCATTTCACCTTTTGGTGCGCAACGTTTTGTGTGGACGGAGGGTCACTGATTGATCAGATATAAAAGGGCGGTTCCCACCAACATGCTTACAAGGCCTGCAATCCGCATGGTCCTATCGTCAACCTGCGCCAATCTGGCCACCATGTTCCGCCAGCGTCGCGGATACAGAAAAGGGATGACGCCTTCCAACACCAATATCAGACAGAGCGCAATTCCCAGTTCCCGCCACATTGGGGTCACCCGTTACCTCGCTTTGCGACACTCAAATGTGAGAGCAAAGCCACACAAATATATACAGTTGCCAGTATTTAATCACAAAAAAACCGGGATAGTTCCCGGTTGCAGAATATTACCACTATTTCGACGGCTTCCCAATGCTTTTTACGGCTGGGTTAATTCCCCTGGGAAGCGCCTTGTGGTTGTTTCAGGTATCTAAGAAATTCACTGTCCGGCTGCAGGATCAGCAAGTCTCCCTTACTGGAGAAGGTCTGCTCGTAAGCGCCCATACTCCGATAGAAAGAATAGAACTCTGGATTTTTACTGAATGCGTCAGCGTAGATTTTGGAAGCGACGGAATCGCCCTCGCCTCGAAGCTGTTCCGCCTCTTTGTACGCGTTGGCGTCAATTACCGTTCTTTCCGCATCCGCAGCGGCGCGCACAGCTTCCGCCTGCTCTTCACCTTGCGAGCGATGCTGCTGAGCAATTTTTAGACGCTCAGACTCCATTCTTTCGTAAACAGAGTCACTGACGCGAGTTGGCAATTCAATCGCACGAACGCGGATATCGTTGATTTCGATACCAAATTCAGCGCGGGCAATCTGATCCAGACTCTTAGTCAGTTCTTCCATCAGTTCTTCCCGCTCGCCCGCAACCACTTCATGCATGGTGCGACGACCAAATTGGTCACGCAAGCCGTTGTCTATACGTGACTCAAGCAAACGCACCGCATTGTTTTCATCACCCGCAGTGGAGCGATAAAACTGGCCGACATTCACAATGCGCCATGTCGCATATGAATCCACGTCAAGCGGTTTTTGCTCGCCAGTCAGATAGCTTTTAGTTGGCAGATCCATCACTAGTACGCGGATATCAAACTTGCGCGCCACATCCACAAACGGGATTTTAAAGTGCAGTCCAGCCTCGATATCGGATTCAACCATGCCGCCAAAGCGCAACAACACGGCTCTGTGCGTTTCCGGAACAATGTATACGCCCTGCATGACAACAATAATGGCCAGCAAGATAGCGCCGAGAGAAATTGCAAATCTTGTAGTCATTATTGCCCCCTGCTTCTGCTCAGAACTTCATTACGGGAACGGAAATCTTCCACCGCTCGAGACGCTCCACTGGAGCCCGTATCGACATTACGCGGAATAATAGCGCCAGCCGCGGGAGCAGCATCCGCACGATTCAGCATCTTATCCAATGGAAGATACATGATGTTGTTCCCTTGCCCTTGGTCCACCAGCACTTTGCTGCTGCCAGACAGAACTTTCTCCATCGTATCGATGTACAGACGCTCGCGGGTTACCCCAGGCGCACTCTCGTAGACCTCAAGCACTTTCAGGAAGCGCTGGGTTTCACCTTCAGCTTGCGCGATAACCTGATCCCGGTAGGCCTTGGCTTCTTCAATAACCCGTTGCGCCTTACCTCTTGCTTCAGGTACGACCTGATTCTTGTAAGCTTGCGCCCGGTTGATCACCTTCTGCTCATCCTCTTTCGCGCGTTGTACTTCTTCAAACGCGGACTTAACTGCGGCAGGAGGCTGCGCGGCGTTGATGTTGACCTTCTTCACCTCAATGCCGGAACCATAGAAGTCAAGATAGCGCTGCAAACGGTCTTGTACATTAATAGCCAGAATCGCGCGCCCCTCTGTCAGGACTTTATCCATAGATTCAGAGCCGACTTCGTGACGCAGAGCGCTGTCTATCGCAAAGTCCAAGGTTGTCACGGGGTCACGCATTACCAGAGTGTACTTGCGCAGGTCGCCAATGACGTACTGAACGGTCAGATCAATATCAACGATATTTTCGTCTTCCGTCAGCATGTGTCCTTTTTTCTTCTGATTGCGAACCGAGGTGACTTCCTCGATAAAGACTTGGTCGATCAGGGGGATTTTAAATTGCAGACCAGGCTGACGCGTATCCAGATACTTACCAAAACGCAGCACAATTGCGTTTTCCTTTTCGTCCACCCGGAATACGGAACTGGAGACAGCGAGCAGCACCAATACGACGATTATAATCGCCGCCACGCCGCCGGAGACTCCCCCTCCACCAGAGGAGCCGCCTCGGGAAGACTTGCCGCCAAACAATCCACCGACTTTTTCCAAACCTTTGCGAATCACCTCATCGAGATCCGGCGGTCCGTCATTCTTGTTGCCGCGACGGCCTGAGCCCCATGGGTCCTGATTATTATTTCCGCCTGGTTCATTCCAAGCCATTTTATTCCCCTTCGTTGTGAAGATTTAAAACCTGCGCGTAATACTATTTATCTATGTCTCGATCAGCAAGGCTCTGAAATGTAATTAAGATAACGCCGACATACAATACAGCGCGCCCAGATGGTCGATACGCACAACTTCTGAGCTTAGCAGACTTGTCCGGTAAGCTGCTCAAGTTTCACGCCTTCCTTATGCGCTAATTGCAGCCAGTCAGTTTTCGGCATTTTTATGTGTACAGAAAAGGAACCGTCCTCCCTCACCTCTTCTGACAGCACCGCCTCTCTTTCATAAAGCCTGGCCCTTAGGCGACCCAATGCAGGCGGAATGCAAAGTGTCTCATCGACCATATCGGCGCCCAATAGCTTTCCGGTCGCCTGCTCCAGTAACTTAAGCCCTTCTCCGGTGACAGCCGAAACCCAAACACGAATCGGCTCACCATTTTCATTCAATTCCAGGCGAGGCTCAGCGACCTCCAGTCGGTCCACTTTGTTAAAAACAAATAGGGAAGGAATATCGTCAGCGCCAATTTCCTTCAAAACCTCCTCAACTTGCTCGATGTTTTCCCTGCGCTTCGGGTCACTCGCATCCACGACGTGAAGCAATAACGAGGCGTTACACGTCTCTTCCAGTGTCGCACGAAACGCATCAACAAGCTTATGAGGAAGGTGGCGAATGAATCCAACCGTGTCGGCCAAAACCACAGGTCCGTAGTTTTCCAGGTTAATACGTCTCAACGTCGGGTCCAGAGTAGCGAACAATTGATCCGCAGCGTAGACATCAGATAAGGAAATACGATTAAAGAGAGTAGATTTGCCGGCGTTAGTGTAGCCAACAAGAGAAATAGTCGGCACTTCCGCCCGACGGCGGGCGCGACGCCCTTGTTCACGTTGTTTGCGAACCTTTTCCAGGCGCTTATGTATGGACTTGATACGACCGCGAATGAGCCGTCTGTCAGTTTCGAGCTGGGTCTCGCCTGGCCCACGCAGACCGATGCCGCCTTTCTGACGCTCAAGGTGGGTCCAGCCCCGCACCAGTCTCGTCGACAAGTGCTCAAGCTGAGCCAGCTCCACCTGAAGCTTGCCTTCATGAGTGCGCGCTCGCTGGGCGAAGATATCCAGGATCAGCCCCGTCCTGTCCAGGACCCGTACTTGCAGATCCTTTTCCAGGTTTCGTTCCTGACTAGGAGTAAGAGAATGATTGAACAGTACGACTTCCGCCTCATGTTCAATTACCGCAACCCTGATTTCCTCCAGCTTACCGCTGCCGACAAAATACCGCGGACTGGGCTGATTACGGGTTCCGGTGACCAACGCAACAGGCTCTGCGCCGGCCGATAAAGCTAGTTCCGTAAGCTCGCGAGGGTCTTCTCGATCTTTTTCTTCCAGCATATCCAGGTGAACAAGTACAGCTCGCTCACCCGCTTTAGGACGCTCAAACAATCAGGCGCTGCTCCGCATTAAGCGTTAGATGCTTCGTTTTCTCCTTCGCCTTGCGCGGCGATACGTACGTTCCGGGCAGGGACGACGGTGGAGATAGCGTGCTTGTAAACCATTTGGCTGACGGTGTTTTTCAACAGAATTACAAACTGATCGAACGATTCAATTTGTCCCTGCAGTTTGATGCCGTTTACCAGGAATATGGATACCGGGATGCGTTCCTTCCGTAGCGCATTTAAATAAGGGTCTTGTAAAGACTGCCCTTTTGACATTGGAATTCTCCTACTTTTAGTTCTAATTATCGGTGATTAAATTACTAACTCGTGTATGTATTATCACCAGGGACGGTTTGCCAGCACTTTGGACAGCATTGAGTAATAGTATAGCGCTAACCTGCGATCTGACCTATAGTGGATTACACGATTGTAACCGTTGTGAAATCAGTCGCATAGCGGCTTCGACTAATTGTGTATCATCTGCAGACAACCAATTTATCTCGGGCCAGGAGCGCAACCAAGTCATTTGCCTTTTCGCCAACTGGCGAGTGGCCGCAGTCGCTTTTTCCACCATTTCTTCCCGACCGAACTCCCCTTCGAGATAAGACCACACCTGACGATAACCTACCGCCCTGATAGAGGGCAGCTCCACATTCAAATCGCCTCGCCGACGTAACTGTTCGACTTCATCTATCATTCCCTGCTCCAGCATGATTTGAAAGCGTTTGGCGATACGGGCGTGCAAATCCTCCCGCTTAACGGGAGCCAGAGCTAAGTTTAGCGCATTGTAAGGCAAAGCTGCGCCATTCACACTGTCCCAATTGAGTTCATTTTCTGGATTCGCTCCATCCGCCGCCCAATAATGCGAGAGCGGCTTCCCCGTCAGTCGATACACTTCCAAAGCGCGCTGAATACGCTGACGGTTATTCGGGTGGATTTTAGCCGCCGCCACCGGATCAACTTGGCGTAACTGTTCATGCAGCGCCGGCCAGCCTACCTGTTCAGCCTCAGCCAATATCTGACCACGCACATTCTCGTCTGCGCTGGGCATATCGCCCAACCCCTGGCACAAAGCTTTATAGTACATAATTGTGCCGCCCACCAGCAGAGGAATCCGTCCGGCGTTAACGCTTTGCTCCATAAGACGCAAAGCATCGGTGCGAAACTCTGCTGCGGAATAGGGTTCCGCCGGGTCGCGAATGTCAATCAAATGATGGGGATAGCGGGTCAGAGTGTCCGGGTCCGGCTTGGCGGAACCAATATCCATACCGCGATACACCATGACGGAGTCAACGCTTATCAAATCACAAGGCAGACGCTCGCTCAGCGCCATAGCGAGGTCCGTTTTACCTGACGCGGTTGGTCCCATTAACAGTATGGCAGGCGGCAGCGCCTTGTTATCCGACACTATCGCCCCCGTAAAAACAGTTTATCCAACTCAGACATTGTCAACTGCACCCATGTTGGTCGGCCGTGATTACATTGTCCGCTGCGCTCGGTGTCCTCCATGTCACGCAACAGCGCATTCATTTCTGCAATGGTCAACTGGCGATTGGCTCTGACAGCGCCATGGCAGGCCATGGTCCCCAACAGCTCATTCATCGTCTCTTCCACTTTGCGGGTGGAGCCATGCTCTGCAAGTTCCGCTATCACATCCCGCACCAAAGCCTCAACATTCGCATTCCGCAACAACGCCGGAACTTGCCGAACAATTATAGACTCTGCGCCGGCTGCTGTGATTTCCAGACCCAATTGCCGCAACGTCTCCGCATTTTCTTCTACCGCCAGCGACTCCCGGCGACTGACAGCCAGATTCATCGGCACCAACATAGGCTGCGTGGTCACACCGCTATTGTGCAGGGAGCGCTTCATCCGCTCGTAGACAATGCGCTCATGCGCCGCATGCATATCAACCAGAACCATGCCTTGTGCGTTCTGCGCCAGCACGAAAACGCCATGTAGCTGTGCAATCGCATAACCCAACGGAGCTTCAACAGCGTCATCGACGACAGACAAGACCTTCTCGGGCGCAGCGCCAAACATATCGCTAAGCCCGGATTTATCATGCAACTGTCCGTAGGCGGAAATCTGATCTCTGACAGCGCTGGCCGGGGGATTTCCGGTCATAGAGAACCCGGAAGCCGCAGGTTGCTGTCTTAAAGGCAGGGCGTCTTGCGTAGGCCACTGCATGACCGGCCGTTCTTGCTCCACTACCGGCAAGGTTTCCACCGCGGCGGCTTGAGGCTTTACTTCAGCTAACGCCCTATGCAAACTGCGAAACAGGAAATCATGCACCATACGCCCTTCGCGGAAGCGTACTTCGTGCTTGGTGGGATGAACATTCACGTCGACCGTGGCGGGGTCCAGCTCCAAGTACAAAACAAATGCTGGATGACGTCCGTGATAAAGCACATCCTGATAGGCCTGCCGCACAGCGTGCGCCACCAGCTTATCGCGAATTACGCGACCATTTACAAAGAAGTACTGCAAGTCAGCCTGACTACGTGAAAACGTCGGCTTGGCCACCCACCCAGTCAGAGACAGTCCCGATGCAGAAACATTAATGGGAATAGCGCTCTCAATGAAGTTGGCGCCGCAAAGCTGTCCTATGCGACGAATGTGGTCCTCTTCCGACGCGGCTGGACGCAGCTGATGCACGACCTTCTGGTTATGCCGCAAAGTAAACGCGACGCTTAGCCGGCCCAGCGCCTGCCGTTTGATGATTTCCTCAATATGTCCGAACTCTGTTTTTTCGGTGCGCATAAATTTACGGCGCGCAGGGGTGTTGTAAAACAGGTCACGGACTTCCACTGTAGTGCCGGGAGTATGCGCGGCTGGAGAAATTTCCGGCTTCATCTCGCGACCTTCCACTTCCACCTTCCAGGCTTCCCCCTGATTTTGCGGGCGCGAAGTCAGAGCAAGGCGGGAAACGGAACAGATACTGGCGAGCGCTTCGCCGCGAAACCCCAATGTAGCGACCGCCTCCAGGTCCTCAAGGGTTTCAATCTTGCTGGTGGCGTGACGCGACAGCGCCAACGGCAAATCCTCTCGCGGGATACCACCGCCATCGTCGCGAATTCGTATCAGTTTGACGCCGCCATTTTCGATATCGACTTCTATTTTGCGCGCGCCAGCGTCAAGCGCGTTCTCCACCAACTCCTTCACCACAGACGAGGGCCGCTCGACGACCTCTCCA
Coding sequences within:
- the hflX gene encoding ribosome rescue GTPase HflX — translated: MFERPKAGERAVLVHLDMLEEKDREDPRELTELALSAGAEPVALVTGTRNQPSPRYFVGSGKLEEIRVAVIEHEAEVVLFNHSLTPSQERNLEKDLQVRVLDRTGLILDIFAQRARTHEGKLQVELAQLEHLSTRLVRGWTHLERQKGGIGLRGPGETQLETDRRLIRGRIKSIHKRLEKVRKQREQGRRARRRAEVPTISLVGYTNAGKSTLFNRISLSDVYAADQLFATLDPTLRRINLENYGPVVLADTVGFIRHLPHKLVDAFRATLEETCNASLLLHVVDASDPKRRENIEQVEEVLKEIGADDIPSLFVFNKVDRLEVAEPRLELNENGEPIRVWVSAVTGEGLKLLEQATGKLLGADMVDETLCIPPALGRLRARLYEREAVLSEEVREDGSFSVHIKMPKTDWLQLAHKEGVKLEQLTGQVC
- a CDS encoding ATP phosphoribosyltransferase regulatory subunit, with protein sequence MSESDLWLLPDGVEELLPPEATRIEELRRQLLDLYHSWGYEMIVPPLLEFLDSLLIGVGRDLELEMFKVTDQLTGRLMGIRADMTPQVARIDSRRSHDVASRFCYIGSVLRTKSPSMFSSRTPIQTGCELYGVVGSAADIEIISLMLETLNLAKISPLHMDIAHVGVYQAILAEAKLSKIQSEELFEALRRKAIPEVDEIAATIPDKAIRQKVMALPRLAGGKEKMKEARKIFAGNPDIEYALDEMSQVAAVIGERYPEVEIYFDFCEMRGYKYYTGLVFAAYTEGLGQAVAKGGRYDEVGRDFGRGRPAMGFSVDLKALYRMGKREWAQPAGAILAPNGQDAELWELIRQLRRSNRVIQLMPGEEAGHWASHCDRQIVRDESGQWIVKPLTEFNPNHVK
- the hflC gene encoding protease modulator HflC, with protein sequence MTTRFAISLGAILLAIIVVMQGVYIVPETHRAVLLRFGGMVESDIEAGLHFKIPFVDVARKFDIRVLVMDLPTKSYLTGEQKPLDVDSYATWRIVNVGQFYRSTAGDENNAVRLLESRIDNGLRDQFGRRTMHEVVAGEREELMEELTKSLDQIARAEFGIEINDIRVRAIELPTRVSDSVYERMESERLKIAQQHRSQGEEQAEAVRAAADAERTVIDANAYKEAEQLRGEGDSVASKIYADAFSKNPEFYSFYRSMGAYEQTFSSKGDLLILQPDSEFLRYLKQPQGASQGN
- the hflK gene encoding FtsH protease activity modulator HflK, producing MAWNEPGGNNNQDPWGSGRRGNKNDGPPDLDEVIRKGLEKVGGLFGGKSSRGGSSGGGGVSGGVAAIIIVVLVLLAVSSSVFRVDEKENAIVLRFGKYLDTRQPGLQFKIPLIDQVFIEEVTSVRNQKKKGHMLTEDENIVDIDLTVQYVIGDLRKYTLVMRDPVTTLDFAIDSALRHEVGSESMDKVLTEGRAILAINVQDRLQRYLDFYGSGIEVKKVNINAAQPPAAVKSAFEEVQRAKEDEQKVINRAQAYKNQVVPEARGKAQRVIEEAKAYRDQVIAQAEGETQRFLKVLEVYESAPGVTRERLYIDTMEKVLSGSSKVLVDQGQGNNIMYLPLDKMLNRADAAPAAGAIIPRNVDTGSSGASRAVEDFRSRNEVLSRSRGQ
- the hfq gene encoding RNA chaperone Hfq, producing the protein MSKGQSLQDPYLNALRKERIPVSIFLVNGIKLQGQIESFDQFVILLKNTVSQMVYKHAISTVVPARNVRIAAQGEGENEASNA
- the mutL gene encoding DNA mismatch repair endonuclease MutL gives rise to the protein MSKIHLLSPRLANQIAAGEVVERPSSVVKELVENALDAGARKIEVDIENGGVKLIRIRDDGGGIPREDLPLALSRHATSKIETLEDLEAVATLGFRGEALASICSVSRLALTSRPQNQGEAWKVEVEGREMKPEISPAAHTPGTTVEVRDLFYNTPARRKFMRTEKTEFGHIEEIIKRQALGRLSVAFTLRHNQKVVHQLRPAASEEDHIRRIGQLCGANFIESAIPINVSASGLSLTGWVAKPTFSRSQADLQYFFVNGRVIRDKLVAHAVRQAYQDVLYHGRHPAFVLYLELDPATVDVNVHPTKHEVRFREGRMVHDFLFRSLHRALAEVKPQAAAVETLPVVEQERPVMQWPTQDALPLRQQPAASGFSMTGNPPASAVRDQISAYGQLHDKSGLSDMFGAAPEKVLSVVDDAVEAPLGYAIAQLHGVFVLAQNAQGMVLVDMHAAHERIVYERMKRSLHNSGVTTQPMLVPMNLAVSRRESLAVEENAETLRQLGLEITAAGAESIIVRQVPALLRNANVEALVRDVIAELAEHGSTRKVEETMNELLGTMACHGAVRANRQLTIAEMNALLRDMEDTERSGQCNHGRPTWVQLTMSELDKLFLRGR
- the miaA gene encoding tRNA (adenosine(37)-N6)-dimethylallyltransferase MiaA, translating into MSDNKALPPAILLMGPTASGKTDLAMALSERLPCDLISVDSVMVYRGMDIGSAKPDPDTLTRYPHHLIDIRDPAEPYSAAEFRTDALRLMEQSVNAGRIPLLVGGTIMYYKALCQGLGDMPSADENVRGQILAEAEQVGWPALHEQLRQVDPVAAAKIHPNNRQRIQRALEVYRLTGKPLSHYWAADGANPENELNWDSVNGAALPYNALNLALAPVKREDLHARIAKRFQIMLEQGMIDEVEQLRRRGDLNVELPSIRAVGYRQVWSYLEGEFGREEMVEKATAATRQLAKRQMTWLRSWPEINWLSADDTQLVEAAMRLISQRLQSCNPL
- a CDS encoding saccharopine dehydrogenase family protein; translation: MANKKIYDLVLFGATGYTGELTAEYLARAMMREDFVWAIAGRNPEKLERLKKRLCSINPDVRSRLHVIQADIEDQASLDTMAKDAKAVINTVGPYIKFGEPVIKACVTQGADYADLTGEPEFVDAMISQYDEVAKRNKVRIVNCCGFDSIPHDLGAYYTVTELTQGLPADALAANPVKLEGFVRAGGAFSGGTWHSAVHAFSRARQAQANKRNRPRIPESTRQVGSVDFNLRFRKEINAWACPFPTIDPQVVKRSARALEQYGQEFKYGHYVQVKKLPRVLAGAAFVGGVFALAQLKPTRNWLLSLKPAGQGPTPEQRSRGWFKVVFIGSCNGRRIKTQVSGGDPGYGETSKMLAESGLCLALDRRKLPKSYGVITPVMAMGRSLMDRLQQRGVKFEVLESAA
- a CDS encoding adenylosuccinate synthase, whose product is MGKNVVILGTQWGDEGKGKIVDLLTEEVAAVARFQGGHNAGHTLVIDGQKTVLHLIPSGILRSNVACLIGNGVVLAPDALLSEIKTLEDKGVPVRQRLFLSPACPLILPYHKALDLAREERLGSAKIGTTGRGIGPAYEDKVARRGVRLGDLAKPERFAEKLKEIMQYQNFVLEHYYKVAPIDYQKTLDETLKMAEELLPMMADVTDMLHEFRKRDENVLFEGAQGSLLDIDLGTYPYVTSSNTTAGGTATGSGFGPMYLDYVLGITKAYATRVGSGPFPTELFDDVGAYLAKKGNEFGATTGRPRRCGWFDAVALRHAIQINSVSGICLTKLDVLDGLDVVKVCVGYRTADGAEITRPPIDCEAFGEVEPVYEELPGWKESTFGVKRVEDLPKNAQDYIAFLEKQIEAPIDVISTGPDRNETITLRHPFSA
- a CDS encoding DUF2065 domain-containing protein, which produces MWRELGIALCLILVLEGVIPFLYPRRWRNMVARLAQVDDRTMRIAGLVSMLVGTALLYLINQ